The following coding sequences are from one Pongo abelii isolate AG06213 chromosome 3, NHGRI_mPonAbe1-v2.0_pri, whole genome shotgun sequence window:
- the COMMD8 gene encoding COMM domain-containing protein 8 isoform X1 gives MEPEEGTPLWRLQKLPAELGPQLLHKIIDGICGRAYPVYQDYHTVWESEEWMHVLEDIAKFFKAVVGKNLPDEEIFQQLNQLNSLHQETIMKCVKSRKDEIKQALSREIVAISSAQLQDFDWQVKLALSSDKIAALRMPLLSLHLDVKENGEVKPYSIEMSREELQNLIHSLEAANKVVLQLK, from the exons ATGGAGCCGGAAGAGGGGACGCCCTTGTGGCGGCTACAGAAGCTGCCGGCCGAGCTGGGCCCGCAG CTTCTTCACAAAATAATTGATGGCATTTGTGGTCGAGCTTATCCTGTGTACCAGGATTATCACACTGTTTGGGAATCAGAAGAATGGATGCACGTTTTAGAAGATATTGCCAAATTTTTCAAAGCCGTAGTTGGTAAAAACCTACCTGATGAAGAG atatttcaGCAGTTGAATCAGTTGAATTCACTTCATCAAGAAACTATCATGAAATGCGTGAAAAGTAGGAAAGATGAAATCAAACAGGCTCTGTCAAGAGAAATAGTTGCTATTTCCTCTGCACAGCTACAGGATTTTGATTGGCAGGTAAAG CTTGCACTTTCCAGTGACAAGATTGCTGCATTACGAATGCCACTTTTAAGCCTGCATCTAGATGTAAAAGAAAATGGTGAAGTAAAACCATATTCTATTGAAATGAGTAGAGAGGAGCTGCAGAATCTAATACATTCCTTGGAAGCAGCGAATAAG GTGGTCCTGCAGTTGAAATAA
- the COMMD8 gene encoding COMM domain-containing protein 8 isoform X2: protein MEPEEGTPLWRLQKLPAELGPQLLHKIIDGICGRAYPVYQDYHTVWESEEWMHVLEDIAKFFKAVVGKNLPDEEIFQQLNQLNSLHQETIMKCVKSRKDEIKQALSREIVAISSAQLQDFDWQLALSSDKIAALRMPLLSLHLDVKENGEVKPYSIEMSREELQNLIHSLEAANKVVLQLK, encoded by the exons ATGGAGCCGGAAGAGGGGACGCCCTTGTGGCGGCTACAGAAGCTGCCGGCCGAGCTGGGCCCGCAG CTTCTTCACAAAATAATTGATGGCATTTGTGGTCGAGCTTATCCTGTGTACCAGGATTATCACACTGTTTGGGAATCAGAAGAATGGATGCACGTTTTAGAAGATATTGCCAAATTTTTCAAAGCCGTAGTTGGTAAAAACCTACCTGATGAAGAG atatttcaGCAGTTGAATCAGTTGAATTCACTTCATCAAGAAACTATCATGAAATGCGTGAAAAGTAGGAAAGATGAAATCAAACAGGCTCTGTCAAGAGAAATAGTTGCTATTTCCTCTGCACAGCTACAGGATTTTGATTGGCAG CTTGCACTTTCCAGTGACAAGATTGCTGCATTACGAATGCCACTTTTAAGCCTGCATCTAGATGTAAAAGAAAATGGTGAAGTAAAACCATATTCTATTGAAATGAGTAGAGAGGAGCTGCAGAATCTAATACATTCCTTGGAAGCAGCGAATAAG GTGGTCCTGCAGTTGAAATAA